One genomic window of Solanum dulcamara chromosome 12, daSolDulc1.2, whole genome shotgun sequence includes the following:
- the LOC129876463 gene encoding nudix hydrolase 16, mitochondrial-like has protein sequence MSDLVARTGRHQQRYEEGYRLIAGCIPFRFRDMEEHGGDTSEKIVEVLMINSTSGPGLLFPKGGWENDETVKEAAVREAIEEAGVRGDLVHFLGYYPFKSKTLQDEFSPEGLCRAAMFALFVKEELDCWPEQSRRKRSWLTIPEAIECCRHPWMRKALEEGFLKWHEGGMVSTINNDDD, from the exons atgTCTGATTTGGTTGCTCGGACGGGTCGGCATCAACAGCGATATGAAGAAGGCTATCGACTAATTGCTGG GTGTATACCATTCAGGTTCAGAGATATGGAAGAACATGGTGGTGACACATCTGAAAAGATAGTTGAAGTACTGATGATAAACTCTACGAGCGGGCCTGGTCTTCTGTTTCCGAAG GGAGGGTGGGAAAATGATGAAACGGTTAAAGAGGCAGCTGTTCGTGAAGCCATAGAGGAGGCTGGAGTTCGTGGGGATTTAGTG CATTTCTTGGGATACTACCCCTTTAAAAGCAAAACACTTCAAGACGAGTTCAGTCCAGAAGGTCTGTGTAGAGCTGCCATGTTCGCTTTGTTTGTGAAGGAAGAGCTTGACTGTTGGCCAGAACAGAGCCGCCGGAAAAGAAGTTGGCTGACAATTCCTGAGGCGATTGAATGTTGCCGGCACCCATGGATGAGAAAGGCCCTTGaagaaggatttttgaagtgGCATGAGGGTGGTATGGTAAGCACAATTAACAACGACGATGACTAG
- the LOC129876035 gene encoding TGACG-sequence-specific DNA-binding protein TGA-2.1 → MPSFISQTPVSNHMGTEGNNTNTSRMSEFGVLEQYLGFRIGDGANVNRSPLFNSTSATNPAVGFDVSGTINRNLAPSNTGLSTAAPGSHIIQLQSNLVPAAAAHPENWGESNMADSGSRTDTSTDMDGDDRNQRIETGQSRGIAASDSSDKSKEKVLDQKTLRRLAQNREAARKSRLRKKAYVQQLENSRLKLSQLEQDLQRARQQGKYISSMADQSNGTNASGTLAFDAEYSRWLEEHNKHINELRTAVNSHASDPELRSIVNNVTAHYDEVFRVKGNAAKADVFHVLSGMWKTPAERCFMWIGGFRPSELLKLLVNQLEPLTEQQLAGIYNLQQSSHQAEDALSQGMEALQQSLAETLANGSPATEGSSGDVANYMGQMAMAMGKLGTLEGFLRQADNLRQQTLQHMHRILTTRQSARALLAISEYFSRLRALSSLWLARPREQ, encoded by the exons ATGCCAAGTTTCATTTCTCAGACACCAGTTTCAAATCACAT GGGCACAGAAGGGAACAATACAAATACTTCTCGAATGTCTGAATTTGGGGTGCTTGAGCAGTATCTTGGATTCCGTATTGGAGATGGTGCTAATGTTAATCGAA GTCCCCTATTTAATTCAACATCTGCAACTAATCCAGCAGTGGGTTTTGACGTCTCTGGAACCATCAATAGG AATTTAGCTCCTTCAAATACAGGTTTGTCTACTGCTGCTCCGGGATCTCATATAATACAATTGCAATCAAACCTAGTTCCTGCAGCTGCCGCACATCCTGAGAATTGGGGTGAGTCCAATATGGCAGATTCTGGTTCTCGCACTGATACTTCAACTGACATGGATGGAGATGATAGAAATCAACGG ATTGAGACGGGTCAATCCAGGGGTATTGCAGCTTCTGATTCCAGTgacaaatcaaaagaaaaagtcTTGGATCAAAAG ACATTACGGAGACTTGCCCAAAATCGTGAAGCTGCTAGAAAAAGTAGATTGAGGAAAAAA GCATATGTTCAACAGCTGGAGAATAGCCGGCTGAAGCTATCGCAGTTGGAGCAGGACCTTCAGCGAGCACGTCAACAG GGGAAGTACATTTCAAGCATGGCAGATCAATCAAACGGAACGAACGCCAGTG GGACCTTAGCATTTGATGCAGAATATAGTCGATGGTTAGAAGAACACAACAAACACATTAATGAGTTAAGGACAGCTGTCAATTCACATGCAAGTGATCCTGAACTGCGAAGTATTGTGAATAATGTCACTGCACATTACGATGAGGTCTTTAGGGTGAAAGGAAATGCAGCCAAGGCGGACGTATTCCATGTCTTGTCAGGGATGTGGAAAACCCCTGCCGAGCGGTGTTTTATGTGGATTGGTGGCTTCCGCCCCTCAGAACTTCTTAAG CTTCTAGTCAATCAGTTAGAGCCTCTGACCGAGCAGCAGTTAGCTGGCATTTACAACTTGCAGCAATCATCTCATCAAGCTGAAGATGCTCTCTCACAAGGTATGGAGGCGTTGCAGCAATCCTTGGCGGAGACATTAGCCAACGGATCTCCTGCTACTGAAGGGTCATCAGGAGATGTAGCTAATTATATGGGTCAAATGGCAATGGCTATGGGGAAACTAGGGACTCTTGAAGGTTTCCTCCGTCAG GCGGACAACCTGCGTCAACAAACATTGCAACATATGCATCGCATATTGACAACCAGACAATCAGCCCGTGCTCTTCTTGCAATAAGTGAGTACTTCTCACGTCTTCGAGCTCTCAGTTCTCTTTGGCTTGCCAGACCACGAGAGCAATAA